The segment CACTTGTCCCGCCGGCCAGCCGGTGTTGGCCGTAAACACGAGCCTGACGTAGCGCGCGTTCGTCGCGGCGAACGTGATGGTAACGGTGTTGTTGGTGCTCGGATCGAACGTATAGTTGGCCGACGGTACAATCGTGGTATACGTCGAATCGTTGGTGCTGCCCTCGACGGTGATCGTCTGCGTCCGGGCGCCCCAATTGGCGACGGGCAGCTTCAGCACGATTCGGTTTATGCTGTACGTGTTGCCGAGGTCGACGCGGATCCATTGCGGGAAGGCGTTATTGACGCTTTCCCAGTACGTCGATTGGTTGCCGTCGACCGCATTGGGCGCGGCATATACGTCGGCATGTCCGCTTTCCGTCACCGGCTTGTTCAGCGCCAAATTTTGCGGATCCGCCGAGACGGTGTCGCCGCCGCCAGGGGGCCAATAAACGAGGCTGAGTACGACGACCAGTAGAATGGCGACGAACCGGTTGCGGCATAAAACGGCCATGGCGAAAACCCTCCCTTTGTGTTTGTTGGAATTTGATGACACATCGAGATATCGACCAATCGCGGTTCGAAAAGGATAAAAGCCGGCGACACCTCCTCATGAATACGCTTTCATCTCATACGGCAATTCCATAGTAGGGGAGGCTGTGCGTGTTCGCCAAGACGCGCTTTTACGAAAACGGTGTGCGATCTTAAGATTGCTCCGCATCACAATAAAATCAGGCATTGCGTCGGAACCGGGCGCAGGGTGTATCTTAAAATCGGGAGAGAGGGGACGCGGCGTGCGGTGGATCACGAATCTCAACATTCGTCAAAAATGGTTGGCGATTGCCTCGTTTCTAACGGCGACGATCGCTTCGATCGGCCTGTACTCCAACTACAAGTCGGCGGAAATTCTCAAAGAACAGGTCACCCACACGTATATCGAACTCATCAAACAGACGCACATCATTCTGGTAAGGGATTTGGACGCGGTCAACCAGATCACTTCCAAAATCGTGCAGAACCCGTACATTCAACAGCTCGTTCCCGATCCTATGCTGACTACACAAGAGCGCGTACGCCGGTACGTCGCGGCGGACGATCTGTTGCGCAGCTATTCGACCGGTACGGCGCTGGCCGAATCGATCTGGTATTCGATGTTTATTCCGGATCCGCAAAACTGGTATTCGTTCGCGCCGAAATACGATCTCGTCGCGCGCGGCGTGTTCTTTTTCCGGGATGACGAGCGGCCGCCCTGGTACGACGAGGCGATGCGGCTGAAAGGAAAAGGATTTTTGAAAGTGATCGACGGGTTCGGCTTCGGCGGCAGGAAAAATCTCGCCTTTCTCCGATCCGTTCACGATTTGTCCGGCGGCGGCTATGTGCTCGGCGTGCTGGCCGTCACGAACCTGGATACGAAACTGTACGACGATCTTCGTTCGGTGTCGCTGCCCGACGGCGAGATTTATGTGACGGACGAATCCGGCCGGTTGTTGGCCGGTGGGCGGGGCGAGTTGGGCGCCGGCATCGAACTGCCGCGGATGCGCGCCGTCGGCGTCGACGCTTCCGTCGAGCTGAGCGACGGCGACCCGAATTTTCTGTATATCGCCCACGGCCCGTCGGTGTACGGGACGAAACTGGTGTTCAAAATTCCGATTTCCGCACTGACGCGGCAGCTGAGCGAACTGCAGCGGACAATTCTGCTGATCACCGTCGTCGATCTGGCGGCGACAGTTCTCTTCGTGTTTTATTTTTTGCAAGCGTTTGTAAGGCCGCTTCATAAAATGGCCGAATTTTTCAAGAGATACGAAATCGGCGACGTGATGCGCTCATTCTCGGGGCGGCGGCGCGACGAGATCGGCATTTTGGCCGCGTCGATCCGCGAAATGACGGAACGGTTGAACGCTTTGATCAAAGACAAGTACGTCATGGAAATCCGCCAGAAGGAGTCACAACTTCGCCTCTTGTATTCTCAGATTAATCCTCATCTTCTTTATAACACATTAGAAAGCATCTACTGGCACTGTCGCTTGAACGGCGAATCGGAGTCCGCCGAGATGATCCGCGATCTGTCAAAGCTGATGAAGCTGGGACTCAGCCGCGGCAAGGAGCTGATTCCGCTGGAGCAGGAGCTGGAACATGTCCGGGCCTACATCAGCTTACAGCAGAAACGTTATGCGTATCGTTTCCGCGTTTCGTGGGACGTGCAGGCCGAGGCGCTCGGCTGTCTGACGCCGAAGATCGTGTTGCAGCCCCTTGTGGAAAACGCGATCTTGCACGGCGTCCGCCATATGGGCGACGAAGGGATGATCCGGATTTCGGCCCGCACCGACGGCGACGAAGTCTGCGTCGTCATCGAGGACAACGGTTACAAGCCGGCGGATATCGCCGCGATGCAGGCGATGTTGGCCGACGAGACGACGGAGGCGCCCGGTTATGGAGTCCGCAACGTACATCAACGCATCCGGCTGCATTTCGGAAACCGTTACGGGCTTGCTTATTCGCGTGGGTCGTCCGGGGGAACGCGCGTCGAGGTCCGGTGGCCCGTCGTCAGGGAGGATTCGGAAATCGAGGGGAAAGGGGAACGGATCGATGTACAGCGTGCTGATCGTGGACGATGAACCGCTCATTTGTGAAGGACTCCGGCAGCTTCTGCAACATTCCGGATTGGACGTCGGCCATGTCCTGGTCGCGCACGACGGGTACGAAGCGTTGGACTGCATCCGGATGGAAGACGTCGATTTGATCGTGACCGACATCCGCATGGGGGAAATAAGCGGCTTCGATCTCATTCATCAAGCGCGGCTGCTGAAGCCGGGAGTTCCGGTGATCATCATTTCGGCTTATGAAGATTTCCATTACGCGCAGCTGGCGTTGCGGCTGGGGGTAAAAGACTATCTGGTCAAACCGCTCAACGAAAACCATTTCCTCGACGCCGTGCGAGAAGCGCTGCTGAAGTCAAAGCGGCGGGCCGACGCCTTACGCGAACGCAAAACCGAGGAACACGGCCGCCGGTTTTCGATGAAAGAGCCGGAGGAAACTTGCAATCAGCTTCTAAATCTTCTTTTAGAACGTCCGCACGACGATCGCGCACCGGAACTCGAACGGCTCAGGTCGACGTACGGCGTCGATCCCGGCGGGCCGTATTATTCGATCATCCGCGTCCGGCCGAAGCGCGAATGGAAGAGCGAGCGCGATCCGGTCGCCTATGCAGCGCTGAACGTCGTCTGCGAGACGCTCGAGCCGCGCAAGCAGGTGTCGTTTTACGGCCCCGAACGGTCGATCGTATCTGTCGTATCGTGGAACGAGGCGGAGTACGCCGACGTTCGACTCGATAAAATCCAAGAATTAGATATAATAGGAAAATCAGTTCATCATCATTTGAAGGAATATCTCAAGCTTGAAACAGTCGTCGGCATCAGTCAAATTATGAAAGGAACAAAATTTTGGCCGGAAATGTTCACGCAGGCGTCCGAAGCGATCGAGTGGCATCAAGTGTTTCCGGAACATTTTGTATTTTACTATGGGGATTTTCATCCTTTGCGTTATCGGGAAGGGCGGTCGCTCGAAGAAATCAGGAAAAACAACAATCAGATCATCGAACAGGCAATTTCATACATTCAGGAAAATTACAATAAAAAAGAGATTACTCTACAAGAAATTTCGCGAAAAATTCATGTCAGTCCGAATTATTTAAGTTTTCTTTTCAAAAAGTGGACTGGAATTAATTTATGGGATTACATTGTAAAATTGCGCATGGAAGAAGCGAAACGGCTTTTACTGACGACCGACTTACGGCGGTACGAGATCGCCGAGCGCGTCGGATACGAATCCCCTGAGCATTTTAGTAAAATCTTCAAAAAATATTTCGGCGTCAGCCCT is part of the Candidatus Reconcilbacillus cellulovorans genome and harbors:
- a CDS encoding DNA-binding response regulator: MYSVLIVDDEPLICEGLRQLLQHSGLDVGHVLVAHDGYEALDCIRMEDVDLIVTDIRMGEISGFDLIHQARLLKPGVPVIIISAYEDFHYAQLALRLGVKDYLVKPLNENHFLDAVREALLKSKRRADALRERKTEEHGRRFSMKEPEETCNQLLNLLLERPHDDRAPELERLRSTYGVDPGGPYYSIIRVRPKREWKSERDPVAYAALNVVCETLEPRKQVSFYGPERSIVSVVSWNEAEYADVRLDKIQELDIIGKSVHHHLKEYLKLETVVGISQIMKGTKFWPEMFTQASEAIEWHQVFPEHFVFYYGDFHPLRYREGRSLEEIRKNNNQIIEQAISYIQENYNKKEITLQEISRKIHVSPNYLSFLFKKWTGINLWDYIVKLRMEEAKRLLLTTDLRRYEIAERVGYESPEHFSKIFKKYFGVSPSQIKK